The following proteins come from a genomic window of Amaranthus tricolor cultivar Red isolate AtriRed21 chromosome 14, ASM2621246v1, whole genome shotgun sequence:
- the LOC130799572 gene encoding purine permease 21-like: protein MTHIMDAKSSATLQLEQQTIGQTGARNKSSINNHNEEKFQLRELKNNYKKWVRIITYILFVLVGQTIGILLGRLYFSKGGNSKWLATFVFMVGFPILIPFKCFFHPNPQITSTSSVSLNPSSFHLKLTGLYIVFGLLLSGSNLMYSFGLQYLPVSTYSLLCATLLAFNAITSFFINAQKFTILIINSIVILTIAACLLAINADNDDNEAAKGKFLLGVLFTIGASATLSLLTSLTQFSFEKIIKDQSFSTVLNMQLYQSFVGSCACVVGLFGSGDWTTLKGEMYNYKLGREWYVTILVSSTICWQVFSIGMLGLIFEVSSLFSNVIVTLGLPLVPVFAVIFFHEKMNGVKIISLILALWGFVSYIYQNYLDNIEDLKEKQKYDNDVSQLVGSTEIC from the exons ATGACTCATATCATGGATGCTAAATCTTCTGCTACTCTACAACTGGAACAACAAACCATAG GGCAAACAGGTGCAAGGAATAAGTCTTCAATAAACAACCATAATGAAGAAAAATTCCAATTGAGAGAACTCAAAAATAACTACAAAAAATGGGTACGAATCATCACTTACATCCTCTTTGTCCTTGTTGGTCAAACCATTGGCATTCTCTTAGGAAGACTTTATTTTTCCAAAGGTGGAAATAGCAAATGGTTAGCCACTTTTGTTTTTATGGTCGGCTTTCCTATCCTCATTCCATTCAAATGCTTCTTCCACCCGAACCCACAAATTACTAGTACTTCTAGTGTAAGTcttaatcctagttcatttcACCTAAAACTTACTGGTCTTTACATTGTTTTTGGCCTTCTTTTATCTGGATCTAACTTGATGTATAGTTTTGGACTACAATACTTACCCGTTTCTACGTACTCATTATTGTGCGCAACTCTACTTGCATTTAACGCAATCACCTCTTTCTTTATAAACGCCCAAAAATTCACTATCCTAATCATCAACTCGATTGTGATCCTAACAATCGCAGCGTGTCTCTTAGCCATCAATGCTGATAACGATGATAATGAAGCCGCTAAGGGGAAATTTTTACTAGGGGTGTTATTCACTATTGGTGCATCTGCAACATTATCTTTATTGACGTCCTTGACACAATTCTCTTTCGAGAAAATTATAAAGGATCAAAGCTTTAGCACTGTATTAAATATGCAACTTTATCAATCGTTTGTGGGAAGTTGCGCATGTGTAGTAGGGCTATTTGGTAGCGGAGATTGGACAACTTTAAAAGGGGAGATGTATAATTATAAATTGGGGAGAGAGTGGTACGTAACGATATTGGTCTCCTCTACTATATGTTGGCAAGTTTTTTCAATAGGAATGTTAGGTCTTATTTTTGAAGTATCTTCACTATTTTCTAATGTAATTGTTACCTTGGGCTTGCCATTGGTTCCGGTTTTTGCGGTTATATTCTTTCATGAAAAGATGAATGGGGTGAAAATAATATCTTTGATTCTAGCTTTGTGGGGATTTGTTTCTTATATCTATCAAAATTACTTGGATAATATTGAAGATTTAAAGGAAAAGCAAAAGTATGACAATGATGTTAGTCAACTAGTTGGTAGCACTGAAATTTGTTAA